In Halobacteriovorax marinus SJ, the following proteins share a genomic window:
- the hemF gene encoding oxygen-dependent coproporphyrinogen oxidase: MLENLKQNFVDHVRHLQNLITEEIKKIDPSIEIIEDNWKRKDFNDNDGGGGITRAFQGEVIENAGVNTSVVYGAIAPDFAKKIGSTNETMWATGISLIIHPRNPKVPTTHANFRMIQAGDKFWFGGGADLTPYYPHTEDFKYFHQVWADACKPYGNYEEFKVKCDNYFVNKHRENEMRGVGGIFFDHFNTGDTESDLAMVKDLSNYFIKSFFPIVEKRVNEDFTAEDEDFQLHRRGRYVEFNLLHDRGTMFGLQSNGRTDSILISLPGRVKYSYKYAPKDGSPHAEMMKYYYPMNWV, translated from the coding sequence ATGCTTGAAAATCTTAAACAAAACTTTGTGGACCATGTGCGTCACTTGCAGAATCTAATAACTGAGGAAATTAAGAAAATTGATCCTTCAATTGAGATTATAGAGGACAATTGGAAGAGAAAAGACTTCAACGATAACGATGGTGGGGGCGGTATTACAAGGGCCTTTCAAGGTGAAGTCATAGAGAATGCCGGTGTTAATACTTCTGTTGTATACGGTGCAATCGCTCCAGACTTTGCAAAGAAGATTGGCAGTACAAATGAGACTATGTGGGCAACGGGAATCTCACTTATTATTCATCCTAGAAATCCTAAGGTTCCTACTACGCATGCCAATTTTAGAATGATTCAAGCTGGCGATAAATTCTGGTTCGGTGGTGGTGCTGACTTAACTCCTTACTATCCTCATACTGAGGACTTTAAGTACTTTCACCAAGTTTGGGCCGATGCTTGTAAACCTTATGGGAATTATGAAGAGTTTAAAGTTAAGTGTGATAATTACTTTGTAAATAAACATAGAGAAAATGAAATGAGAGGAGTGGGAGGAATTTTCTTTGACCACTTCAACACTGGAGATACGGAGAGTGATTTGGCGATGGTTAAAGATCTTTCAAATTACTTTATAAAGTCTTTCTTTCCAATTGTTGAAAAGAGAGTAAACGAAGACTTCACTGCTGAGGACGAAGACTTTCAACTTCATAGACGTGGTCGTTATGTTGAGTTCAACCTTCTTCACGATAGAGGAACAATGTTCGGTCTCCAAAGTAATGGTAGAACTGACTCTATTCTTATTTCGCTTCCAGGGCGTGTGAAGTACAGCTATAAGTATGCGCCAAAAGATGGATCTCCCCATGCGGAAATGATGAAGTATTACTACCCAATGAACTGGGTTTAA